The proteins below are encoded in one region of Pangasianodon hypophthalmus isolate fPanHyp1 chromosome 6, fPanHyp1.pri, whole genome shotgun sequence:
- the LOC113534742 gene encoding extracellular calcium-sensing receptor-like, with amino-acid sequence MIGGIFPVYSRQENILFSFDNKPPVPECKGFDLRAFRWTRTMMLAIDEINRDDHLLPNISLGYIIVDSCSSPTNVLRAALTLMSTSEQRFSQCHPPPILALIAESGSTQSLVVAGAVGPFKIPLVSYFSTCACLSDKTKYPTFFRTIPSDYYQAKALAFLVRQYGWTWIGVIQSDNDYGRNGISAFTKEVEAHGVCIAFVGTVLRTYPQSKILEAVELIKQSTVKVILAFVPERDIYPLMKEVVKQNITGIQWIGSEAWVTADSLSTPEMFKYFGGTIGFVVRKMAMPKLAPVLKDISPYNDSESGFVSDFWETLVSEQLKKVHFVDAFGEAVFFDKNGDPPASYEVINWQMRKEQTPKAVCSEICPQGTRKAQIKGLPLCCFDCIPCADGSISNTTGATDCINCPEEYWSNERKDSCIMKIIEFLSYTETMGIVLMVLSLLGACLTFSTMVVFIHFRDTPIVKANNSELSLLLLLSLIFCFLCPLTFIGELTVWSCMLRHTAFGIAFALCISCMLGKTIVVVTAFRATLPGNNVAGKFGPPQQRAIVCSCTAVQIVICILWLKVAPPFPDKVFEQRSKKIILECNTGSDAAFYAVLGYIGLLAIVCLVLAFLARKLPDNFNEAKFITFSMLIFCAVWITFIPAYVSSPGKYTVAVEIFAILSSAFGLLLCIFVPKCYIILIKPERNTRKHVMGKNSKVN; translated from the exons ATGATAGGTGGCATTTTCCCAGTTTATTCAAGACAAGAGAATATACTTTTTTCATTTGATAACAAACCACCAGTGCCAGAATGCAAAGG ATTTGACTTACGAGCATTTCGCTGGACGAGGACCATGATGTTGGCAATAGATGAAATAAACCGAGATGATCATTTGCTTCCTAACATTTCTCTAGGATATATAATTGTGGACTCTTGTTCCTCTCCTACTAATGTTTTGAGAGCTGCCCTCACTTTGATGAGCACATCAGAGCAAAGGTTCTCTCAATGTCATCCACCTCCCATATTAGCTCTTATAGCTGAATCAGGATCTACCCAGTCTTTAGTTGTGGCTGGGGCTGTTGGACCATTCAAAATACCACTG GTGAGTTATTTTTCAACATGTGCATGTTTGAGTGATAAAACAAAATATCCTACATTTTTCCGAACAATACCAAGTGATTACTACCAAGCAAAGGCTTTGGCTTTCCTTGTCAGACAATATGGATGGACATGGATTGGAGTTATCCAGTCTGACAATGATTATGGACGAAATGGGATATCAGCATTCACAAAAGAAGTGGAGGCTCATGGGGTTTGTATTGCATTTGTTGGCACAGTTTTGCGTACATATCCCCAAAGTAAAATCCTTGAAGCTGTTGAACTGATAAAGCAATCAACTGTAAAAGTGATTCTTGCATTTGTGCCAGAGAGAGATATCTATCCTTTAATGAAAGAAGTGgtaaaacaaaatattacagGAATACAGTGGATCGGAAGTGAAGCCTGGGTAACTGCAGACAGTCTTTCCACACcagaaatgttcaaatattttggAGGAACAATAGGATTTGTGGTCCGAAAGATGGCCATGCCCAAACTGGCACCAGTTCTCAAAGATATCAGCCCTTATAATGATTCAGAATCCGGTTTTGTCAGTGATTTCTGGGAAACATTG GTAAGTGAGCAGttgaaaaaagtacattttgtgGATGCATTTGGAGAGGCAGTGTTCTTTGACAAAAATGGAGACCCCCCTGCCTCATATGAAGTCATAAACTGGCAGATGAGGAAAGAGCAA ACTCCAAAAGCTGTTTGCTCAGAAATCTGTCCACAAGGTACAAGGAAAGCACAAATTAAAGGTTTACCTCTGTGCTGCTTTGACTGTATCCCATGTGCTGATGGCTCTATATCAAACACAACAG GAGCAACAGATTGCATCAACTGTCCTGAAGAGTACTGGTCtaatgaaagaaaagacagcTGCATCATGAAAATAATAGAGTTTCTTTCATATACTGAGACAATGGGGATTGTTCTTATGGTCCTGTCATTATTGGGTGCCTGtttaacattttctactatGGTGGTGTTCATACACTTTAGAGACACACCAATAGTTAAAGCAAATAATTCAGAGCTGAGCTTACTTTTACTTCTTTCCCTTATATTTTGCTTCCTCTGTCCTCTCACATTCATTGGTGAGCTAACAGTCTGGTCCTGCATGTTGCGTCACACAGCATTTGGTATTGCCTTTGCCCTCTGCATTTCCTGTATGCTGGGGAAAACTATAGTTGTGGTAACTGCCTTCAGAGCAACACTACCTGGGAACAATGTGGCAGGAAAGTTTGGACCACCTCAACAAAGGGCCATTGTGTGTTCATGCACTGCAGTTCAAATAGTTATTTGCATTCTTTGGCTAAAAGTCGCACCACCATTCCCAGATAAAGTCTTTGAGCAACGcagtaaaaaaattattttggaaTGTAACACAGGCTCAGATGCTGCATTTTATGCTGTTCTAGGATACATTGGCCTTCTTGCCATAGTTTGCTTGGTCCTGGCCTTTTTAGCCAGAAAGCTACCTGATAATTTTAATGAAGCCAAATTCATCACATTTAGTATGCTTATATTCTGTGCGGTTTGGATCACCTTTATTCCAGCTTATGTCAGCTCTCCTGGAAAGTATACAGTAGCTGTAGAAATATTTGCAATTTTGTCTTCAGCTTTTGGACTACTGTTATGCATTTTTGTACCAAAATgttacatcattttaatcaaaccaGAGAGAAATACAAGAAAACATGTAATGGGAAAAAATTCAAAGGTTAATTAA
- the LOC113534741 gene encoding extracellular calcium-sensing receptor-like, with protein sequence MDPILKWLLVLCFSILVLSTDPNCTLQNDLRPGFIADGDFVIGGIFPFHYNQEMPDLNCTYKPRPVKCNGFDPRAFRWALTLKLAVEEINNSTELLPNHTLGYKMFDSCAYPLTAQRAALAVMNGPNEADKHMCSSASPMLAVIAESGSAESIVVSRILQHFRIPMISYFSSCACLSDRREFPTFFRVIPSDAYQVKAIAKLLIHFNWTWVGVVRGDHVYGHFALQGLLKELEGTNVCVSYQEMIPLLYNSQRAIEIIHVMNSSSARVVVVFSAEGELTPFMKDYMKLNVTGIQWIASEALATASVFTGSEYYPFLGGMIGFGIRQGYIPKLKDYLTTVNPQTYSSNTLVQELWGVLYGCSPFSSFTHSTQLPLCTGEETLNKQHSAYMNTSSPRIAYNIYKSVYAIAHSLHNLTSCKPGNGPFINSTCADNSNVYPWQLQYYLQEVSFTISGELVNFDMNGDSIPSYDLINWQKGTAGNIELVKVGMYDGAREAGNELVIYDMAITWAGDKSEVPVSVCSDSCPPGFRKAVRQGEPLCCFDCVPCDSGKISNQTDLIDCMACPEDYWSNVDGTECIPKVIEFLSHDAMGLTLTIIAVIGACVTLAVFGVFLYHRNTPIVRMNNSELSFFILFSLTLCFLCALIFIGEPTSWSCMLRHTAFSITFSLCISCILGKTLVVLAAFTATQPGNNVMKWLGPTQQRIIIFSCTLVQMVICAAWLISSPPFPYKNTQYQRSKVILDCKVGSELAFWCVLGYIGFLACLCFILAFLARKLPGNFNEAKYITFSMLIFCAVWLTFIPAYVSSPGKFTTAVEIFAILASSFGLLLCLFAPKCYIILLKAEQNTKQHLMGK encoded by the exons ATGGATCCTATACTTAAGTGGCTACTGGTGCTCTGCTTTTCTATCCTTGTTTTATCCACAGATCCTAATTGCACTCTGCAGAATGATTTGAGGCCAGGCTTCATTGCTGATGGAGACTTTGTCATTGGGGGCATTTTCCCTTTTCACTACAATCAGGAAATGCCAGATTTGAATTGCACGTACAAGCCCAGACCAGTAAAGTGTAACGG GTTTGATCCCAGAGCTTTCCGCTGGGCTCTGACCTTGAAGCTTGCTGTGGAGGAAATTAACAACAGTACTGAACTGCTACCTAACCACACTCTGGGCTATAAAATGTTTGATTCCTGTGCATACCCATTAACAGCTCAGAGAGCAGCTCTGGCTGTTATGAATGGaccaaatgaagcagataaacaTATGTGTTCAAGTGCTAGCCCGATGTTGGCTGTTATTGCTGAATCTGGGTCAGCTGAGTCTATTGTGGTTTCTAGAATTTTACAACATTTCAGAATTCCAATG ATCAGCTACTTCTCTTCCTGTGCCTGCCTCAGTGACAGACGAGAATTCCCCACCTTCTTTAGGGTCATCCCCAGTGATGCCTACCAGGTGAAAGCCATTGCCAAGCTGCTGATACATTTCAACTGGACATGGGTAGGTGTAGTGCGGGGAGATCATGTGTATGGCCACTTCGCCCTGCAGGGACTGCTTAAGGAGCTGGAGggtacaaatgtgtgtgtgtcctatcAAGAGATGATTCCTCTGTTATACAACAGCCAGAGAGCAATAGAGATCATCCATGTAATGAACAGCTCCAGTGCACGAGTAGTGGTGGTGTTTTCAGCTGAGGGAGAACTCACACCATTTATGAAGGACTATATGAAACTGAATGTTACTGGAATTCAGTGGATTGCCAGTGAAGCCTTGGCAACAGCTTCAGTGTTCACAGGAAGTGAGTATTACCCCTTCTTGGGAGGCATGATTGGGTTTGGGATACGGCAGGGCTATATTCCAAAGCTGAAAGATTATCTAACAACAGTGAACCCACAGACATACTCCTCCAATACTCTGGTGCAGGAACTATGGGGTGTCCTGTATGGGTGCTCTCCCTTTTCCTCCTTTACCCACAGTACTCAGCTGCCCCTATGCACAGGGGAAGAGACACTCAACAAGCAACACTCTGCCTACATGAACACATCCAGTCCTCGCATTgcttataatatatataaaagtgtgtATGCTATTGCTCATTCCCTCCACAATCTTACTTCCTGCAAACCTGGAAATGGGCCATTCATTAACTCCACATGTGCTGACAATAGCAATGTCTACCCTTGGCAG CTCCAGTATTACCTGCAAGAGGTCTCATTCACTATTTCAGGAGAGTTGGTGAATTTTGATATGAATGGTGACTCAATCCCATCCTACGACCTGATCAACTGGCAGAAGGGTACAGCTGGCAATATTGAGCTGGTTAAAGTGGGCATGTATGATGGGGCTCGTGAGGCTGGGAATGAGCTGGTCATTTACGACATGGCTATCACGTGGGCCGGAGACAAAAGTGAG GTGCCAGTCTCTGTTTGCAGTGACAGCTGCCCTCCAGGATTTAGGAAGGCTGTCCGTCAAGGGGAGCCTCTGTGCTGCTTTGACTGTGTACCATGTGACAGTGGCAAGATTAGTAATCAGACAG atttaataGACTGTATGGCCTGTCCTGAAGATTATTGGTCCAATGTAGATGGAACAGAATGTATTCCCAAGGTGATTGAGTTCCTTTCCCACGATGCAATGGGGTTAACACTGACAATTATTGCTGTTATTGGGGCTTGTGTCACCTTAGCTGTATTTGGAGTCTTTCTCTACCACAGAAACACTCCCATTGTGCGTATGAATAACTCAGAGCTGAGTTTCTTCATCCTGTTCTCCTTGACCCTGTGTTTCCTGTGTGCACTGATCTTTATTGGGGAGCCCACATCCTGGTCATGCATGCTGCGACACACTGCTTTCAGCATCACCTTCTCGCTCTGCATCTCCTGCATCCTAGGTAAAACTTTAGTGGTTCTTGCTGCTTTCACAGCCACCCAGCCTGGAAATAATGTGATGAAATGGCTTGGGCCTACACAGCAGAGGATCATCATTTTTAGCTGCACCCTGGTCCAGATGGTCATCTGTGCTGCATGGCTCATATCTTCTCCTCCATTCccctataaaaacacacagtatcAGCGCTCTAAGGTAATTCTAGACTGCAAGGTGGGATCTGAGTTAGCCTTCTGGTGTGTGCTTGGCTACATTGGCTTCCTGgcttgtttgtgtttcattttggCCTTTCTAGCTCGAAAATTGCCTGGAAATTTTAATGAAGCTAAATATATCACTTTTAGCATGTTAATATTTTGTGCAGTGTGGCTGACATTTATACCTGCCTATGTAAGTTCACCTGGTAAATTCACTACTGCTGTTGAAATATTTGCTATTTTAGCTTCTAGCTTTGGCCtccttttgtgtttatttgctcCAAAGTGTTACATTATTCTACTTAAAGCTGAACAGAATACCAAACAGCATCTAATGGGGAAATAA
- the LOC117597565 gene encoding vomeronasal type-2 receptor 1-like, with product MYIPNIFHLCFLLCTQTGFACKLLAKFEMQSMLKEGDIMIGGIFPIYSKQENILFSFDNKPPVPECKGFGLRAFRWTRTMMLAIDEINRDDHLLPNISLGYIIVDSCSSPTNVLRAALTLMSTSEQRFSQCHPPPILALIAESASTQSLVVAGAVGPFKIPLVSYFSTCACLSDKTKYPTFFRTIPSDYYQAKALAFLVRQYGWTWIGVIQSDNDYGRNGISAFTKEVEAHGVCIAFVGTVLRTYPQSKILEAVELIKQSTVKVILAFVPERDIYPLMKEVVKQNITGIQWIGSEAWVTADSLSTPEMFKYFGGTIGFVVRKMAMPKLAPVLKDISPYNDSESGFVSDFWETLVGCRPPSSINYLHNSTKVCSGTEKVDYTNKFFDVTQLRVAYNVYQGVYAIAHALHQGMFCEKPESNVSGLCLNASQITPKLVSFICIEALTGLIIENFSLTMLYFLFIR from the exons ATGTATATACCTAATATATTTCATCTGTGTTTTCTGCTCTGTACACAAACAGGCTTTGCATGTAAGCTGCTGGCTAAGTTTGAAATGCAAAGCATGTTGAAGGAAGGAGACATTATGATAGGTGGCATTTTCCCAATTTATTCAAAGCAGGAGAATATACTTTTTTCATTTGATAACAAACCACCAGTGCCAGAATGTAAAGG ATTTGGCTTACGAGCATTTCGCTGGACGAGGACCATGATGTTGGCAATAGATGAAATAAACCGAGATGATCATTTGCTTCCTAACATTTCTCTAGGATATATAATTGTGGACTCTTGTTCCTCTCCTACTAATGTTTTGAGAGCTGCCCTCACTTTGATGAGCACATCAGAGCAAAGGTTCTCTCAATGTCATCCACCTCCCATATTAGCTCTTATAGCTGAATCGGCATCTACCCAGTCTTTAGTTGTGGCTGGGGCTGTTGGACCATTCAAAATACCACTG GTGAGTTATTTTTCAACATGTGCATGTTTGAGTGATAAAACAAAATATCCTACATTTTTCCGAACAATACCAAGTGACTACTACCAAGCAAAGGCTTTGGCTTTCCTTGTCAGACAATATGGATGGACATGGATTGGAGTTATCCAGTCTGACAATGATTATGGACGAAATGGGATATCAGCATTCACAAAAGAAGTGGAGGCTCATGGGGTTTGTATTGCATTTGTTGGCACAGTTTTGCGTACATATCCCCAAAGTAAAATCCTTGAAGCTGTTGAACTGATAAAGCAATCAACTGTAAAAGTGATTCTTGCATTTGTGCCAGAGAGAGATATCTATCCTTTAATGAAAGAAGTGgtaaaacaaaatattacagGAATACAGTGGATCGGAAGTGAAGCCTGGGTAACTGCAGACAGTCTTTCCACACcagaaatgttcaaatattttggAGGAACAATAGGATTTGTGGTCCGAAAGATGGCCATGCCCAAACTGGCACCAGTTCTCAAAGATATCAGCCCTTATAATGATTCAGAATCCGGTTTTGTCAGTGATTTCTGGGAAACATTGGTGGGCTGTAGGCCTCCATCttcaataaattatttacataatagCACAAAAGTATGCTCAGGAACAGAAAAAGTTGATTACACAAACAAATTTTTTGATGTCACACAACTTCGAGTGGCATATAACGTCTATCAAGGAGTTTATGCAATTGCACATGCTCTACACCAAGGAATGTTTTGTGAAAAGCCTGAAAGCAATGTCTCAGGACTATGTCTTAATGCTTCTCAGATAACCCCTAAACTAGTGAGTTTCATCTGTATTGAAGCATTAACTGGGCTCATAATTGAAAACTTTTCATTAACTATGTTGTACTTCTTGTTCATAAGGTAA